GTCTCGTCGGCTTTTCCctgcgacgccgtgctggtCAGCAGGTGTCGGAAACGACGGCAGGAAACGGTTCtggtgtgcctgcgcgtgaATTTGTCTGTGCGCAGACTGACAAGGAAGAAGGCCAAACGATCAAGCGGTTGTTGCACGGACATGAAGGGGGTACAAGAAGAGAGCAAAGAGCGCTGGATGAGGACGCTGGTGGTGAGCGCGAACCTCGTAATCAACACGGAGAGCGACGAGGCTCGAAAGTATGGCCCCTTCTCGGGGTTAGGTGCGTGTCATCGTTCTCTAATCGAAACAGCCAGGACGGTCCAGCCGTCACATAAAAAAGGTCACACAGGCGTTCATGTACCACATGGACTTGCTCCTgaaggcgctgcgcctccacacATAATATGTACATAATTCAATTTTTTTTCGTAGCTTATCAGAGCGTTGTAAATAACGACTGCTGGTTGCTTGCCCTGGGTGGAATGCGCGAAGGACGTCTCTGCTCGTCTTGTCGTCATTCTGTTGATCTCAGGGCTCCTGCTCAGCTGTCAAGACTGAGGTGCATAGGAAAGAGAGCCTCAGTATGCCTGTCGACATGCACGCGGCCTCCAGCAGAATCGAGGGCTCTGCGAAAGCGCATTGCTCATGACAGGTTCCCCATGTCGTTGCGTGTATTACTGTCGCGccaccctctcctttccttctgACCCCTCTCCTTTTGTTATTTTTCTTTTTGTCAACCACACGGCAATAACTAACCTCTGTGTGCGTTCACGGGAACAGGTGCACGTGAGCATTCGCCACCGATATACCTGTgtccctctctgtctgcctttctctctccgtttTTATTGGCTTGTCCTCCCGTCCACTGCACAGAGTCATTGTAAAACGGCGAAACAAAAGGTTTACGAGTGTACGCTTCCTGTCGTGCATCACGTACACAGAAGTTTCGTTTGCTttgtgcgtttgtgtgtgtgtgtgtgtgtgtttccttCGTGTCAGTGCTTTGTATCGGCACCGCGTTGTcgccgcttctgccgcctttttcttttccgtttCTGTCGGCGCTATACACCTTTGTCACGAAGGAGGCGCGGGGCAGCTGGCAATCTGTCAGTGtctcctccacccctcctttctctccgcGTGTCGTCGCTTCGctctgcatgtgtgcgccgacgccgacgatCACGCAGAACACACACCGAGGTGCATACACAGGAGCACTGCTTTTCCTAGTACCCAGCAAAGCGAAGATGTCGTCGAAGAGTATTGATGTGTTCAACGTGTCGCAGAATCgcctgcgcgccgcctcgttccaagatgaggaggagcggcaaAACGCCGAGTACGCTGAGCGGCACAATCTGCAGGCCCTCTTCAGCGAGTTCGCGGCACAGTTGCGCGAGAAGGACCCCAAGACGGAGCATGAAGCGGAGCGTGTCCTTCTCGATCTCCTCTCACACCGGAAGGCAGAGCGGGAtcgcgctgcgctgcgtttGCACTTTGTCACCTCTTTTGAAGTCAACCTCGACAATGGCCGCAAGATTTTGAAGCTGACGTCTGGGTCGGAGACGAGCACGCTGCATATTGTGCAGAAGACGCGCTCCGTCGCCGTTGATGAAACGTTCACGGTGTCGCTGGAAGAGGCCGAAGAGCTGACAGAGATGTTCTACGAGCTGGGCCGCTTCGTGGTGGAGTCCGGCAAGGGTGAGCTGAACGGGTTTATTAGCATCGACGACCGCGATGTGTTTCTGCTCGCCGGCGGAAAGGACTGCTCCGACATTGGTGACGAACTCTTCAACATGACGTTTCTCATGAAGGCATCGAGCAAAAGTCGAGGGACGGAGTAGTGCGAGCAGAGAGACAGAACCCtagaaagcgagagagatgcgATGGTGGTATGGAGGAGCCGAAGGGTTCCCGCGATTGGaatggggggggagggagggtgatATGAAAGGTGGCACGCGTCGCGAGCATTTTCAATTCTTGTGCAGGTTTGCCTTTCAGGCGCGGAAGCGTGTCTCCCAAccggctctctctctgagaTGTGTGCGTAGGCGTCACTGCCTCCTTCCGCATCGTCTAGTGTGGGTgtctctccccaccaccatcaaCCCCACTCTGCTTCCTGTTCTATTACGATTGAGAAAGTGAAAATGTTCTTCGGATTTTTCATgtctttttttcgttgttgtttctttCTTTGTCGCCGTGTCCTTTCTGTTCCAGTGTACGCGTGCCGCTCGCGTGGACGTCTGTGTCTGACGTTACCTGATTCTTGCTCCCTCACCTGACCACTGCGTCATCGTGCTTGTTTTCACGCCACCTCGTTCTCCACTTGCCGCCGTTCTTGCTGTCGCGTCTGCATCTGCCGGTAGgacctcctcgccgtccgAAGTGTCACAAAAgaagacggcgagggcgggaTACGGCACACAGGAAATGCGGACGTTTTACAGGCGAGGGCCAACCACCAAACACGAGAAAAACGCAGGGCTTTTGTTGATGCCCGCCCCCTTCACCTCCCTCATCCTCTCTACTCCCGCGATATCGTGGATAACATGCCGGGTGTCTTGGGGCGCGTCCTTCGCGttgcctgcgtgcgcgccgaAATCGGCTTCTTATCGCTGTTTTGAGTCGTTGTCGCGAGACTATCTGCCGCGGCCCTTACTTCTGCTTGCCGTCGTGTGCGGTGGTGCCTCGTTTCTGTCCCCATCCCCTTTGTTTTGgtccttcctcttccctctgCGCATGTGGTGTGCTTGCACGCGCACCGGCTCTCATTCTCCACTACCCAACCCAACCGGGCTCTCCTATAGACCGCGCTGAAGCCGCACCGAGAATCATGTCGACCTACGTTCCCAAGCCATCGCGCGACAACGTGTACCGGTTCTTCTTCACGGAGGGCGTGATCGCGTGCAAGAAGGACCGCATGGGCACCTGGACGGGCACCCTCGGCGGCAACACCTTCACCGTTCCGTGCATTCAGGTGATGCAGCTGATGCGCTCCCTGAAGAGCCGCAACCTGATTAAGGAGCAGTACGCGTGGCGCCACTACTACTGGACGCTCAACGACGAAGGTATTGCGTACATGCGCAGCTACCTGCATCTCGCT
The window above is part of the Leishmania major strain Friedlin complete genome, chromosome 36 genome. Proteins encoded here:
- a CDS encoding putative 40S ribosomal protein S10; protein product: MSTYVPKPSRDNVYRFFFTEGVIACKKDRMGTWTGTLGGNTFTVPCIQVMQLMRSLKSRNLIKEQYAWRHYYWTLNDEGIAYMRSYLHLAPSAMPNTQKPSSVNFEKVTEGRGRGRGRGGRGRGEGRGRGRGEGRGRGRGRGFGGERMNYRAAAATSDGEAAPAPAAE